A stretch of the Gracilinanus agilis isolate LMUSP501 chromosome 4, AgileGrace, whole genome shotgun sequence genome encodes the following:
- the LOC123245251 gene encoding transmembrane ascorbate-dependent reductase CYB561 produces the protein MEASGGMAHTPTALPYFVALSQVLGLTVVAVTGAWLGLYRGGLAWEGALQFNVHPLCMVIGMIFLQGDALLVYRVFRNEAKRTTKILHGLLHVFALIIALVGLVAVFEYHKKMNYADLYSLHSWCGLLVFVLYFVQWLMGFSFFLFPGASFSLRNGYRPQHVFLGATLFLLSVGSALLGIEEALIFGLKSKYSEFQAEGVLANVLGLLLICFSAVVLYILTREAWGRPPRAEEQALSMDFKTLTEGDSPGSQ, from the exons ATGGAGGCCAGTGGAGGCATGGCGCACACTCCCACCGCATTGCCCTACTTTGTGGCTCTGTCCCAGGTCCTGGGCCTGACGGTAGTAGCTGTGACAGGGGCATGGCTTGGCCTCTACCGTGGTGGCCTTGCCTGGGAGGGTGCCCTTCAGTTCAACGTGCACCCGCTGTGCATGGTCATAGGCATGATCTTCTTGCAGGGAGACG CACTGCTGGTTTACAGGGTCTTCAGGAATGAGGCCAAGCGCACCACGAAGATCCTGCACGGGTTGCTGCACGTTTTCGCCCTCATCATCGCTTTGGTTG GACTGGTGGCCGTGTTTGAGTATCACAAGAAAATGAACTACGCCGATCTGTATAGCCTGCATAGTTGGTGCGGCCTCCTCGTCTTTGTGCTTTACTTTGTGCAG TGGCTGATGGGTTTCAGCTTCTTCCTGTTCCCCGGAGCGTCGTTCTCCCTTCGGAACGGGTACCGCCCTCAGCACGTCTTCTTGGGCGCCACCCTGTTCCTCCTTTCCGTGGGCTCGGCTCTGCTGGGCATCGAGGAGGCCCTGATATTTGGACTCAA GAGCAAGTACAGCGAGTTCCAGGCTGAAGGCGTCCTGGCTAACGTGCTGGGCCTGCTGTTGATCTGCTTCTCTGCCGTTGTGCTCTATATCCTGACTAGAGAGGCCTGGGGGCGGCCCCCCCGGGCCGAAGAGCAGGCCCTCTCCATGGACTTCAAGACGCTGACCGAGGGGGATAGCCCCGGCTCTCAGTGA